The following proteins come from a genomic window of Geomonas sp. RF6:
- a CDS encoding GGDEF domain-containing protein: protein MGTNPEPQRKSKSFLRLSITRKLIAGYAAMAIFTLVALAFSYRGLISINSTAREIATSDLPAISSLTRLRSSLLAQEGYAGKYAIFRSPEFIDLFRDRQRESLQLLATVTRTAPRSESEPLAALYRDYGSAAQRLFSGASGNRKELRALALRLFDTIDTLEKSHQATLQGKLRTADVQRHSTIRWALLISLVGFLLALVVAAVVIYRISSSIKRLQRATHRFAAGDFDHDPQIVAGDEIGDLASDFTVMAARLKALERVNLDASPLTRLPGNLAIERTMEERLKSGRRFAFCYADLDNFKAYSDRYGYAKGSELIRLSGDIIQQAVARHAGAEGFVGHIGGDDFVMVVPDTLAAPVCETVIRDFDAEVVKHYSEEDKGSGGIEGFDRYGVQRFFPIMSISIAVVICGGAQVASAVELARVSAELKDYVKESPGSSYSIKWYGQEK, encoded by the coding sequence ATGGGCACAAATCCTGAGCCGCAAAGAAAATCAAAGAGTTTCCTGCGCCTCTCCATCACCCGGAAACTCATTGCAGGGTACGCAGCGATGGCGATCTTCACCCTCGTCGCCCTCGCCTTCTCCTACCGCGGCCTCATCTCCATAAACAGCACGGCACGGGAGATCGCCACCTCCGACCTCCCCGCCATCAGCTCCCTCACCAGGTTGCGCAGCTCGCTCCTGGCCCAGGAAGGGTATGCCGGGAAGTACGCCATCTTCAGGAGCCCCGAGTTCATCGATCTCTTCCGCGACCGCCAGCGGGAGTCGCTGCAGCTCCTGGCCACCGTCACCCGCACCGCACCGCGCAGCGAGAGCGAGCCCCTGGCCGCCCTCTACCGCGACTACGGCTCCGCCGCACAGAGGCTCTTCTCCGGGGCCTCCGGAAACAGGAAGGAGCTGCGCGCCCTGGCGCTGCGCCTCTTCGATACGATCGACACGCTGGAGAAAAGCCACCAGGCGACGCTGCAGGGGAAGCTGCGCACCGCGGACGTACAGAGGCACTCCACCATCAGGTGGGCACTTCTGATCTCGCTCGTCGGCTTTCTCCTCGCCCTCGTCGTCGCCGCCGTGGTCATCTACCGCATCTCCAGCTCCATCAAGAGGTTGCAGCGCGCCACCCACCGGTTCGCCGCCGGGGACTTCGATCACGACCCGCAGATCGTGGCGGGAGACGAGATAGGGGACCTCGCCAGCGACTTCACGGTAATGGCCGCGCGGCTGAAGGCGCTTGAGCGGGTAAACCTCGACGCGAGCCCGCTGACGAGGCTCCCCGGGAACCTGGCGATCGAGCGCACCATGGAGGAGCGGCTGAAAAGCGGCAGGCGCTTTGCCTTTTGCTATGCCGATCTCGACAACTTCAAGGCGTACAGCGACCGCTACGGCTATGCCAAGGGGAGCGAGCTCATCAGGCTCTCCGGCGACATCATCCAGCAGGCGGTGGCGCGCCACGCCGGGGCGGAAGGGTTCGTGGGGCACATAGGGGGGGACGATTTCGTTATGGTCGTTCCCGACACCCTGGCGGCACCGGTATGCGAGACGGTCATCAGGGATTTCGACGCGGAGGTGGTGAAGCACTACAGCGAGGAGGACAAGGGAAGCGGCGGGATCGAAGGGTTCGACCGCTACGGGGTGCAGCGCTTCTTCCCCATCATGAGCATCTCCATCGCG